The Kaustia mangrovi genome has a segment encoding these proteins:
- a CDS encoding GIY-YIG nuclease family protein, producing the protein MHCYVYILASRRRGTLYIGVTSDIARRVWEHKQGTGSRFATRYGATRLVHVESHGTIDRAIQREKTMKGWPRAWKIRLIESGNPEWDDLYDRVNG; encoded by the coding sequence ATGCACTGTTACGTGTACATCCTGGCGAGCCGCAGACGCGGGACGCTCTATATCGGCGTCACCAGCGACATCGCCCGCCGCGTCTGGGAGCACAAACAGGGCACCGGCTCGCGCTTTGCGACCAGATACGGCGCCACGCGGCTTGTCCATGTGGAGTCGCATGGCACCATCGACCGGGCGATCCAGCGCGAGAAGACAATGAAGGGCTGGCCGCGGGCGTGGAAGATCCGGCTGATCGAGAGCGGCAATCCCGAGTGGGACGATCTCTACGACCGTGTGAACGGATAG